In the genome of Triticum urartu cultivar G1812 chromosome 5, Tu2.1, whole genome shotgun sequence, one region contains:
- the LOC125555960 gene encoding uncharacterized protein LOC125555960 has protein sequence MAAAKPPDYLLLLPSPATASPGPRACRLAHKLLCFLTRHGKKQHHRGPCIIEIHQDRPRCHSGRPSTSCFSSSRLLPCASTSEPRLHDAATLSPSSVSSSPPRAQRLQPRPHLHPPPASRAAGPRRRAAISSRPPPKSRCCLSVQHRHCSIFWRAEGRARCSASPLSRSREEQGRPVQPMR, from the exons ATGGCCGCCGCCAAGCCACCCGactacctcctcctcctcccgtcgCCGGCGACCGCGTCACCAGGACCCCGCGCCTGCAGACTCGCGCACAAGCTCCTCTGCTTCCTCACGCGCCACGGCAAGAAGCAGCACCACCGGGGCCCTTGCATCATCGAGATCCACCAGGACCGGCCCCGGTGCCACTCCGGCCGCCCGAGCACCTCGTGCTTCTCCTCATCGCGCCTCCTCCCCTGCGCCTCGACTTC GGAACCGCGCCTCCATGACGCCGCCACCTTGTCCCCGTCGTCCGTCAGCTCGTCACCGCCCCGGGCCCAGCGCCTGCAGCCGCGCCCCCACCTTCACCCACCGCCAGCGAGCAGAGCTGCCGGACCGCGTCGCCGCGCTGCCATTTCAAGCCGTCCTCCGCCCAAGTCCCGCTGCTGCCTTTCTGTCCAGCACCGCCACTGCTCTATTTTCTGGCGAGCAGAGGGACGCGCTAGATGCAGTGCATCGCCGCTGTCCAGATCGAGAGAGGAGCAAGGTCGCCCGGTCCAGCCTATGCGTTGA